A window from Esox lucius isolate fEsoLuc1 chromosome 16, fEsoLuc1.pri, whole genome shotgun sequence encodes these proteins:
- the tyw5 gene encoding tRNA wybutosine-synthesizing protein 5 has translation MEKQVKMKVPVLTGVDKEVFRRDIYPMRRPVVLRDVGLGPCLDKWTLEYLTQKGGNCEVKVHVSTVPQMDFLHKNFVYRTLPFDKFIQRAAEKKHSDFFLCQDESYYLRSLGEDVRKEPADLRKQFPELAEDFHIPEFFESDQLFSSVFRISSCGLQLWTHYDVMDNLLAQVTGKKRVVLYSPEDALHLYLSGDKSEVLDIDSPDLERFPEFVKACRYECVLEPGDLLFIPALWFHNTLALQFGVGVNIFWRHLPAERYDKKDPYGNKDPVAATRALQTLERALHILDELPPDYRDFYGRRMVLRIQNRTYCSQQGGAAQGDYD, from the exons ATGGAAAAACAGGTTAAAATGAAAGTCCCCGTCCTTACAGGAGTGGATAAGGAAGTTTTTAGAAGAGACATTTACCCGATG CGAAGACCAGTGGTGCTTAGAGATGTAGGCCTTGGACCATGCCTGGACAAATGGACATTGGAGTACCTTACACAGAAAGGGGGTAACTGTGAAGTTAAGGTTCATGTATCCACTGTACCACAGATGGACTTCTTGCACAAAAACTTTGTTTACAG aacTCTTCCATTTGACAAGTTTATCCAAAGGGCGGCAGAGAAAAAACACTCAGATTTCTTCCTCTGCCAG GATGAGAGCTATTATCTGCGTTCGCTGGGAGAGGATGTCCGAAAG GAGCCTGCTGACCTCAGGAAACAGTTCCCCGAGCTGGCGGAAGACTTTCATATCCCAGAGTTTTTTGAATCAGACCAGCTGTTCTCCAGTGTGTTTCGAATAAGCTCATGTGGCCTGCAGTTGTGGACACATTATGAT GTAATGGACAATCTGCTGGCTCAGGTGACTGGGAAGAAGCGTGTTGTGCTCTACAGCCCAGAGGATGCACTGCACCTCTACCTTTCAG GTGACAAATCTGAGGTTTTGGACATCGACTCGCCAGACCTGGAGCGGTTCCCAGAGTTTGTGAAGGCCTGTCGGTACGAGTGTGTGCTGGAACCTGGAGACTTGCTCTTCATACCTG CCCTGTGGTTCCATAACACCCTGGCGTTACAGTTTGGTGTGGGCGTCAACATCTTCTGGCGTCACCTTCCTGCAGAAAGGTACGACAAGAAGGATCCCTATGGAAACAAGGACCCTGTGGCAGCCACTCGAGCCCTTCAGACTTTGGAGAGAGCGCTACATATACTGGATGAACTGCCGCCGGATTATCGCGACTTCTATGGTCGCCGCATGGTTTTACGCATTCAGAACCGCACATACTGTTCCCAGCAAGGTGGGGCAGCACAAGGAGACTATGACTAA
- the maip1 gene encoding m-AAA protease-interacting protein 1, mitochondrial yields the protein MALPMLRGCYCSSYCSRPPVFSRFLKLERIVLTQPNRTSRLVPKLSVGVVSTVRPYCTDRGGSKQHQKVVVLGIPNIFIWFRTRIYYFLIRVYFDKEFKIDEFTEGSKQAFFHVSRLLSGSQFESLEGLVAKDLIAKLKEKCALLPPSHLQALSAGPEDLMYTTPGDVGIYYDDDGRKFVSILMRYWYLTSARLPEESLEGTRIFQVAIGGEGQPKTKRLLTANYEFQREFTKGVLPDWTITRIEHSKLLD from the exons ATGGCGCTGCCCATGTTAAGAGGTTGTTACTGTAGCAGTTACTGTAGCCGGCCTCCAGTATTCAGTCGTTTCTTGAAACTCGAGCGCATTGTGCTTACCCAGCCCAACAGGACTAGTCGTCTGGTTCCTAAATTGTCTGTTGGTGTAGTGTCCACAGTCCGACCTTATTGCACTGATCGAGGTGGAAGTAAACAACACCAAAAAGTTGTTGTGCTTGGCATccccaacatttttatttggttcCGAACACGAATATACTACTTTTTGATTCGGGTTTATTTTGACAAAGAATTCAAGATTGATGAATTCACAGAGGGATCGAAACAG GCATTTTTCCATGTTTCAAGACTTCTGTCAGGAAGTCAGTTTGAGTCTCTTGAAGGTTTGGTTGCTAAAGAT CTGATTGCAAAACTTAAAGAGAAATGCGCTTTGCTCCCTCCCAGCCACCTGCAAGCGCTTTCTGCAGGTCCTGAAGACTTGATGTACACAACACCAGGAGATGTTGGCATCtattatgatgatgatg GGCGGAAGTTTGTCAGTATTCTGATGCGTTACTGGTATCTGACAAGTGCCCGATTGCCTGAGGAATCCTTGGAGGGAACACGTATCTTTCAGGTGGCAATAGGTGGAGAGGGTCAGCCAAAGACTAAAAGACTGCTCACAGCCAACTATGA ATTCCAGAGGGAGTTTACCAAGGGGGTTCTGCCAGACTGGACCATCACTAGGATAGAGCACTCCAAACTGCTGGATTGA